TCTCTCCGTTATAAATTCACCCAGTAGCTGCTTCCGTCTTCTTCACGGGACAGCAGCCCGTAATCAATCAGATACCGCCGGAGCGTCACGTAATCGGGGTAAGCCGCTTCAAGCACCGCATTGATTTCCTTCTCACTGTACCTGCGCCCGGTCTCAAAACGCTGCAGCAAATGGCGCAGAATAGCCGCTTTCCGCTTCTGCCGCTTAGGGAACTCTGACAACGGGCCGTCCGGCCCTTGTTTGAAATAGTTGCCCAGAATCTCGGCGTTCTCCTGCTCGGTAATCGCGAACCGTTCATCGACCATCACAGCCGTACGCGGAATACTCACAAAAGGCGATGATGCTCCCGGCTTCTCCTCCGCCAGCTCCATAACCGCCAAAAACAGCTTGGCCTGCTTCACCTTCTCGCGAAGCGTGAACCGGTGGTTACGCACCGTAGAGGTGCTGCCGATTCCCAGCTCCTTGGCTGCTTCTGCATCGCTAAGACTTTGGCGGAAGGCCTGCAGCAGCCCCTTTTGCAATTCGGTCAACCCGCTCAGCTTCTTGTCCAGTGTCAGCAGCCAGTTGAACATCCCGCCATGAACCCTGTCTACGTGCTGAGCTGCGAACTTCTCCGCTTCGTAATACTGCACGCCATCCTTATAGATCAAGCCCTTCTCGAAGGCAGCACCGCAGACCAGACAATAATATTTTTCCGTCCGCTCTTCCGTCTCCGCATTATAGCCCTGCTTCAATTCTGCAATCGATGCATTCCAGAATTTCTCCGATATCCGCACCACCTCATTCTCCTTAACCAACTGGACCATCACGCCTTTCGTTTGCTTTAATACAGACATGTTAACATTTCGTTTGTTATTTTACAAGTATCTAATTAGATTATTTACGGCAAAATAAAGACACCGCCAATGTTGGCAGTGTCTCATAGCAGAAACGGTCGGCAGAAAATGCCTAAGACAGCAGCGACTCCGCACCGTCAATCACAATCTGCGAGCCGGTAATATGAATGGATTCATCCGAGGCCAGGAAGGCGACCAGATCGGCGACATTCTCCGGCTTGCCCGGTCCGTCTGCAAGCGGCTGTGCTCCTTCAGGGAATTCAATTGGAATGACAATCGATTCCACATCATCGTTCCACTCCGTGCTCTCGTCGATATTCGTGGCAATCGCTCCCGGGCAAATGACATTCACGCGGATTTTGAACTTGGCCAGCTCCAGTGCAGCCATCTTGGCAAAAGCGACCTGACCGGCCTTAGTGGTACTATATGGTGACCAGCCAAAGCTGGTAAATCTGCTGTTGCCGTTAATCGAGCTGGTAATAATAATGCTTCCTTTACCCTTCTCCTTCAGGTGGGGAATGCTGTATTTCAGCGTCAGGAAGGTACCTGTGAGGTTGACCGACAGGGTTTTCTCCCAATCATCTACGCTCAGCTCCTCAATCGGCCCGACCACTCCGTTAATGCCTGCATTGGCGAACACAATATCCAGACCTCCGAAATGCTCCACGGTTCTGCGTACCGCTTCCTCCATCCGGCCGGCATCCGAAGTATCCACATCAATGGCTAAAGCACAGTCCTTGCGCAGCTTGTTCAGCTTCTGTTCCAGGACAGAGGTACGTTCGTTCACCAAATCGAACAAGGCTACATTCGCGCCTTCACGTGCCAGCTGGATCGCTGCCGCTCTGCCGATTCCCGAGCCCGCACCTGTAATGATGGCTGTTTTCCCCTGAAAACGCTGCTTCTTAGCTATATTGGGGCTCATATGTACACTCTCCTTCCGTGAATACCATTCAGCTTGTAATGGCTCTGTTTCAAGATTACCCAATTGGCGCTTGATTATAATCATATTATGCAAAAAATTGCACAAACCTTGTGCAACATGCACAGCACATCTGCTAACCGGGCATAGATTGCAGCTTACCTGCAACAGCAAAGACCCCACATCTGCGGGGTCTCCTCTACGCATTCAATTCTCCAGCTGCCGTACATCCACCTTAACGGTAAGCGTGCCTGCTGCTCCGCGGTATACACCTTTGACCGGAACAATATCCTTATAATCACGTCCATGCCCCAGCTTGATGTAACGCCAGTTCACTTCAACATTATTGGTCGGATCGAAGCCCAGCCAGCCTGTACCCGGAATATGTGTCTCCACCCAAGCATGGGAGGCCTGTTCGAAGTTCGCATTGCCCCCCTGCAGATCCCCGACAAAATGGTACCCGCTCACATAACGCGAGGGCAAGCCGACGCTGCGGCAGACCGCAATCATCAGATGCGCATAGTCCTGGCAGACTCCGCGTTTGAGCATCAGCGCTCTTTTTACCGTTGTATTGACGCTGGTCGCCTCAGGATCGTACGTAAACTGCTCATAGATCGTGGACGACAGCTTCCGGGTCCATTCATACATATCCTCGGCGTCCTCAAAAGGATGCTGCGACGCGAATTCCACCAGCTCCGGCGTCACCTCGGTGTACCGGGTAGGCAGAATAAACTCTATATACCGGTTCTGAAACTTCTCGTCATTCAGCAGCTTCACCTGCTCCTCCAGCGGAATATGCGGCAGATCCGTGCCCTGCGCCTTGTCGAGCGTGACCACGGTCGCTTTGGTGTGAATCACCATCTCCGTGTGCGGCTTATTGACCGAATAGGCATGGACCCGGTTGCCGAAGAAATCCTCATAGGTCAGCAGGTTGGCCGCCGGATGCACCTCTACTTCATGATGATAACAGGATTGCCGGTAGTTTGTGCGCGGCGTCAGCCGGATCTCATTGACACTGTCCGTCACCGGCTCGGGATAGCTGTAGGTGGTTGTGTGATGAATTTGTATTTTCATACCGAGACTCCTTCACGGCGAAAAAAAGCACCGTCCATCGTTCTGCCGAGCCTCTGACAGGATATCATGAGTGCATCCAGCACATCCAGGGCCAGGTCCCCGGACATCTCATCCTTCTCCATATAATCCAGCTCCGCCTTGATCTTACCCGCCTGCCGGATCACCTTCTCATGCCCCGAGCCCTTCTCTGCTGTGTCCAGCTCCAGCTTGGCCAGATGCTCCTCCAGCTTGTGGAACGAGAAGCGGATCGAACGGGGGAACAGCGGGTTGACGATCAGGAATTCCAGAATGCACTCCGGCGACATATCATCGGCATAATACCGGCGGAAGGACTGGTAGCCGCTCACCGATTTCAACACAGCCTGAAGCTGGGTATAGATAGAGCTGATATCCTTTGATCTGCAGGATACCGTGACAGTCTGCAGAATACGCGTTGTGTTCTCTGCCCGCTCCAGAAACCGGCCGCTCTCGATGAAATGCCATTCATTGCCCCGCAGCATCACCGATTGCTCCGCACCGAGGAACATCGCCGCCCGTTCCTTGACCTGCTGATAGAATGGATGGGGACCGCGCATGATATCCGCTACCGACTGCTCCCCGAGCCACAGGTTGAAGCCGTTGACAATATCCCACAGCTCACTCGGCAGATGCTGGCGCAGGGTGCGCAGATTGTTCCTTGCCTGATGCACACAGGAGAATAGAGAGTTGGTATTCCCCATATCTAGTGTGATGAAGGACAATACATCCTGCTCGTTGAAGCTCTCAAACTGACGCAGATACTCGCTTCGCACCCCAAGCGCGTCAATCAGGCGCGACCACTTATGGCCCTCTTCCTGGAAATCCTCTTCCTGCTGGATATGGTAATGTACGTCGATCAGCCGGGCGTGATTCTCAGCCCGTTCAATATACCGGCCGATCCAGAATAAAGCCTCTGCATTGCGATTCAGCATTCTAGCCACCCCTTTACCATAGATAGTCTCTAGGCCATTACCCAGGTATCCTTTACTCCGCCCCCTTGAGAGGAATTCACGACCAGCGAGCCTTCACGCATCGCCACCCGGGTCAGCCCTCCTGGTATGACATGCGGCTTGCGGTCAGCCCCCATCAGCACAAATGCTCTCAGATCGATATGCCGCGGAGCCATACTGCCTTCTGCCAAGACTGGCGCACGGGACAGCGACATAATCGGCTGAGCGATATAACGCTCCGGTTCGGCCAGTATTTTGAGCCGGAAGTCTATAAGTTCCTCCTTCGTGGCCTCACTTCCGATCAGCATGCCGTAGCCCCCGGAAAGAGATGTCTCCTTCACCACCATTTCAGACAGATGATCCAGCACATACTGGCGCTCTTGCGGCCGTGACAGCAGATAGGTCGGCACATTGCTCAGAATCGGCTCTTCATTAAGGTAATAGCGGATCATGTCCGGTACATACACATACATGGCCTTGTCATCTGCTACCCCGGTTCCCGGCGCATTGGCAATCGCTATATTTCCTGCCCGGTAAGCATTCATCAGACCTGCAACCCCAAGCAGCGAGCTCGGCTGAAAAGCCAGCGGATCAATGAAATCATCATCCAGCCGGCGGTACAGCACATCGACCCTGCGCAGCCCGTTCATCACCTTCAGGTAGATTTTGTGGTCCTGCGCGACCAGGTCGCGGCCTTCAACGAGATGAATGCCCATCTGCTGCGCCAGAAAAGCATGTTCATAATATGCCGAATTGTATTCCCCCGGTGTCAGCAGAGCAATGACCGGATCTTTGGTCCGGGACGGGGACAGACTGCGCAGCACAGAGAGGAAACGGTTCAGGCTGTGGTCCACATCGCGGATGGAGCTGGCAAACGACAACTCAGGAAACAGCTGGTTCATGAGCGATCTGCCCTTGAACAGATACGAGAAGCCGGAGGGTGTGCGCAGATTATCCTCAAGCACATAATACTCGCCGTCATGATGCCGGATCAGATCGATTCCTGAAGTGGTGATGTACGCACCGCCGGGTACGCGGAGTCCGGACATTTCCGGCCGGAAATAACAGTTCGAAATGATCATCCGCCGCGGTACTATACCGTCCTTCACGATGTATTGCTCATGGTAAATATCATGAATGAACAGATTCAGTGCGGTAATCCGCTGCACGATGCCCGCCTCCAGCCGTTCCCATTCACCCTTGGGGATAATGCGCGGAATCATGTCGAACGGAATCGTCCGCTCCATCGGCTGATCCTGTGCCGGATTATACAGCGTAAAGGTAATGCCTTCTTCCATCATCCGACGCTGCATCAGCTTCTGCTTGCCTTGCAGCTCTTCGGGGCTCATCCCGGAAAACATGCGGTTCACATGCTTGTAATGAGGCCGTACGCTCCGTTCATCCGCATACATCTCATCATAGAAATGCTGGAGCGGATACGGAGACAGACCGGGCAAAGGATCTAGTTTGGACATGAGCCCGACTCCTCTCGGATCAGTATAATGTGTTAAGTTTCTTGACAATTAAGTTCAGAATTTAGAAATTTGCCACGAAAATATGATTTACTACCTTCATAATACGTAAATAATATTATTCATGTCAATATATATAACAGCAAAATGGAGTTTCTGAACCATCTTGCCGAATTGGGATCGCTTCCTTTCTCTTAAACTTGCTTTTGTTGGCGAGTTGCGTTCATTCCACATCCCATTGTATGCCGGAGTGCTGACAAGCAGTACTATTATGAATTTTTCATATAATGTATTTTTATAGTAAGTATCTTATCAGATTAAAAATAGTGGAGCAGATGCAATCCCCCTTCAAATTACATTTTCCCCAAGCGATCATTGTTCTTTAGGAGCGTTTGGTTTAGCGTAAAGGACTGAGGTGCTCTTATCCGGGAAGAAAGTCGCCACTTGGGCGATTAACGGACCGCGTGGACCTTATCCCCTGCAATTCAGCTCCAAAACGTCTCGCAGAAAGACGATAAGGTCGCCTGAGTCCGATAAGCTGCAAAAAGTGGCGTTTCCGCGGGGATAAGATCTCTCCGGTCCATTAGCTGAACTACACTTAATTAAGTGTAGTTTTTTCAACTGCTGGTTTGACAGCACGATTTCAACACAAAAAACTCCCCGGAAATTCATCCTTTCCCGGGGAGTGTGCAGCCTGTTGTATATAGGTTCTGACTATCTTATCCATTCATAGTTAAACGGTTATTCCCCGGAGTCAGCTTCTTCCTCCGAGATCATGCCTGCGAACAGGGCGTGCACGAACTGGTCGGAGTCGAACGGCTGGAGATCTTCCATTTTCTCGCCGAGGCCGACCAGCTTCACCGGCAGGTTCATTTCCTGGCGGATCGCTACCACAATACCGCCCTTCGCCGTTCCATCAAGCTTCGTCAGTACGAGACCAGTCACACCGCTCTTCTCGCCGAACAGCTTAGCCTGGGTCAGCGCATTCTGTCCGGTGGTCGCATCCAGCACCATCAGCACCTCATGCGGTGCGCTTGGAATCTCGCGCTGGATGACACGGAAGATCTTGTTCAGCTCTTCCATCAGATTGCTCTTATTCTGCAGCCGGCCTGCCGTATCGCAGATCAGCACATCCACACTGCGCTGCTTGGCAGCCTGAACCGCATCATACATCACAGCAGCCGGGTCCGAGCCCGACTGCTGCTTGATCACATCCACTCCGGCACGCTTGCCCCACACTTCAAGCTGCTCAATCGCTCCGGCACGGAAGGTGTCGCCAGCTGCCAGCAGAACCTTTTTGCCTTCCTGCTTGTAGCGATGCGCCAGCTTGCCGATGGTCGTCGTCTTCCCGACTCCGTTCACACCAACGAACAGGATCACGGTAATGCCGTCCGGATTCTCGTTCAGACTGTTGTCGTCATCGCCGCGCAGCAGCTCCATCAGCTTGCGGGAGAGAATCGGCTGAAGCTCCGCCGCGTCCTCGATCCGCTTCTGCTTCACTTCGGCGCGCAGCTCCTCCACCAGATTCATGACCGTATTCACGCCTACATCAGCGCCGATCAGAATCTCTTCCAGCTCCTCGTAGAACTCTTCATCTATCTTTTTGCGGCGGATAATCAGATCAGAGACCTTCTCAACGAAGCCCTTGCGTGTTTTCTCCAGACCGTCGCGGAACTGTTTCGTTACGCTTTCCGTTTTGCCGGAGATGCTGTCTTTTAGTTTTTTGAAAAAACTCATAGGCTTATGCTTCCTCCTAAAGGGTTATAGGGATCACTTTTTGAATCCTGCATCTATATAAAATGAGCGGTCCTACAGTACCAAAATTCCCCTCCGCCACTTTTCCTTTAACTTTAAATTTCTGTTCAATCTATATCGTTAAGCTATCTCAGCCTCTTCATCCTCCAGCCGCACGGATACGAGCTTGGATACGCCGCCTTCCTCCATCGTCACGCCATAGAGTACGTCAGCTTCCTCCATCGTTCCCTTGCGGTGGGTCACTACGATGAACTGCGTCTGCTCCGAGAATTCGCGCAGGTACTGGGCGAAGCGCACCACATTAGCTTCATCCAGCGCCGCTTCCACCTCATCCAGGACGCAGAACGGCACCGGCTTGACCTGCAGAATAGCGAACAGCAGAGCCATCGCAGTCAAGGCGCGTTCTCCGCCAGAGAGAAGCTGGAGGTTCTGCAGCTTCTTGCCCGGCGGCTGGGCAACGATATCAATCCCTGTATCGAGCATATGCTCAGGGTCCAGCAGCTGCAGATCTGCCCGGCCGCCGCCGAACAGCTTCGTGAACACCGTGCCGAACTCGCGGCGGATGGCATCGAAGGTCTGCTTGAAGCGCTTGGACATCTCCTCTTCCATCTCACGGATGACATGATACAGCGTCGTTTTGGCTTCCACCAGATCATCCTTTTGCCCGCTGAGGAAGGTATAGCGTTCATGCACCCGCTGATACTCCTCAATCGCGCCAAGGTTCACCTCGCCCAGCCCCGTGATGCTGCGTTTCAGACGCTGCACCTCCAGCTGTGCCGCAGGCACATCCTCCGGCACCGGATAACGCTGTTTCGCCAGCTCGTAGCTCAGCTCGTAGTCATCGCTCAGCTTGCGGAGGATATTGTCCAGCTCCACATCGAGCCGGCCAACGGCAACCTCCGTGGAACGGAGCTTGTCTTCGACTGCCCGGAGCGCCTGACGCTGGTCTTTGGTCTCACCTTCGGCCAGCTCCAGCTTGCGCGAGATCGCCGCGCGGTCGGCACGGGCCAGGTCAAGCCTCGCAGACGTATCTTCCTTGCTGAGCCGCAGACTGTTGACCTCTTCCTTCTGCTTCACAGTCTCCCGTGCATTCTCTTCCAGATCCTGCTCGATAGTCATAAGCAGGCTGCGGCTCTGGCGCAGCTCCTTCTCCTGGGAGCCGGCGTCCTGCCTCATCCGGCGCAGCTGCTCCTCCAGCGAGAAGATCTCCTGATCCAGCTTGCCCTCCGTGACCTTCATCCCGGTCAGCTTGCCCTGCAGCTCTTCCTTGGCCGACTCATTCGCCTTACGGTCCGATTCGGCACTGCGGATCGCTGCATGCGCCTCCTGCTCTTCCTTCTCCAGCCGGGCCAGCTCAGCTTCAGCTTGCTTACGGGCCTCGTCCAGCCCGCGGACCTCCTGCTCGAAGCCGCTCCGCTCCGCGCCTGCGCCTTCGACCTGCTCCTGCACATGCCGCAGTTCCTGCTCCAGCTGCTTCAGATCGCCGGATACGCGCTGTTCCTCCAGCCGCTTCTCGTCACCGTCATGCCTCAGCTGATCCAGCTTCTCGGAGCCTTTGTCCTGTTCAGCGCGCAAGCGGCTAATGCCCTGCTTCAGCTTGGCAATCTGCTGCTCGCTCTCTTCAATCTCGCCGGAGAGCTGGTCAAGCTGACGCTTGCGGCTAAGCAGGCTGTTGTTCTTCTTGTGCTGGCTGCCGCCCGTCATCGAACCGCCTGCATTGACCACATCGCCTTCAAGTGTAACCACTCTGTAACGGTATTGGCACTTGGCCGCAATACGGTTCGCCTGCTCCAGACTCTCAGCGATCACGACATTGCCTAGCAGGCTTCCGATAATACTGCTGTACTTGTCTTCATAGCCAACCAGCTCTGAACCGATACCGACGAACCCTTCAGCACCTTGAACCATACTGCGGTCACTGCCGGTAATCTGCCGGGGCCGGATAACATCCAGCGGGAGGAAGGTCGCACGCCCGAGCTGACGCTGCTTCAGGAAAGCAATCGCCTGCCGGGACACCGCTTCATTCTCCATAACCACATGCTGCAAGGAAGCGCCCATAGCGGTCTCAATCGCCATTTCCAGCTTCTCGGGAACAGAGATCAACTCGGCCACTGCCCCGTGTACGCCATTTAGCTGTCCTTTCCGCGCGCCCTTCAGCACCTCTTTGACCCCAAGCATGAAGCCGTCAAAATCATCCTGCATTTCCTTCATCGTCTCATGCCGGGACACCTGGGCTTCGCGCTTCTGCTCCCATTTGCGCAGGCCGCTCTGCGTCTCTTCAAGCAGCTTCTGCCGTTTGCCGGTCTGCTCGCTCTCCGTAATGTACGCGCCGCGCAGCAGTCCGATTTCCTTGCCGAGCGCGGTAATCCTATCCTTCAGTCCGCTCTGTGCGGAGACCAGCTCCTGCAGCCGGGCTGTCCACTTGCCGCTCTCCTCCTGGCTGCGGCTCATCCGCCGCTCCAGGCTCTCCTTCTGCTGATCCGCATAGCGGATCTCGTTGCGCGCCTGGGCCATCAGGTTCATCAGCTCAAGCAGAGCACTCTTGAGCTTCTCTTCCTTGCTCTGGCTGATGCCTCCGGCCACACCCTGCAGCTTCGATTCCTCATCCGCCAGCTGTGCCCGCAGCTCTTCCAGCGCTTGCCGGGTCTGCTTCAGCTTATGCTCAAGCTCCGCCAGCTCACGCTGCCGCCCCTCGGAACGTTCGCCTACAGAGCCCAAAGTCTGCATGAGCTGTTCCCGGTTCTGCTCCAGATTCCTGCGGCGCTCCTTCAGCAGCTCTCCGTAGCCTTCGCTCTTCTCGTTGGCTTCGCTGCTGCGCAGAAGCTGTTCCTGCAGCTTCTCCACTTCCTGCTCCAGACTCCGCAGCTCCGCCCGGCCGCTCTCCAGCTTGGCATCATGGGCAGAGACCACAGTGGACAGCTCCAACTGCTCCGTCTTAAGCACCTCCAGGCGGGCATTGCCCTCCTGCCAGGAAGTATGTATGCCTTCGATCTGATGCACATATACCGAAATCTCCAGATGCTTCAGCTGCTCCCGCAGCTCCTTGTATCTTATCGCCTTCTCGGACTGGTCCTTCAGCGGTCCCACCTGATCCTCCAGTTCACTGATCAGGTCATGAATACGCAGCAAATTCTGCTCGGTCTCATCGAGCTTGCGGCCGGCGTCCTTTTTGCGCGACTTATATTTTACAATACCTGAAGCCTCTTCAAAAATCCCCCTCCGGTCTTCCGAACGGGTACTGAGAATCTCTTCAATCCGGCCTTGTCCGATAATCGAATAGGCTTCACGGCCGATACCGGTATCCATGAACAGCTCTGTAATATCCTTCAGCCTGCAGGCCTGCTTATTGATCAGATATTCACTGTCGCCGCTGCGGTGGACACGCCGGGTCACGGTCACCTCGCTGAAATCCAGCGGCAGCACATGATCCTCATTATCCAGCGTCAGCGAGACCTCGCCGTAGTTGACCGCCTTGCGGGCATCACTTCCGGCAAATATAATATCCTCCATCTTGCCGCCGCGCAGGGATTTGGCACTCTGCTCGCCAAGCACCCAGCGGATGCCGTCGGATATGTTACTTTTTCCGCTACCGTTCGGGCCGACTACGGCCGTAATTCCGCGTACAAATTCCATCTCTGTTTTGTCGGCAAATGATTTGAAGCCTGCCAATTCAATCCGTTTCAGAAACATAACTCGCCACTCACCTCTGACCCATTATACCATAGTGTTTCCTTGCCAAAACAACCCCACTGACCTTTCGAAAAAGAGCAGCAAAAGTCTGACTTCCGCCGAACCGCCGGCATTCAGACCATTGCTGCTCTACTCCGCATTTCAGATGTTCAAATCTGCCTTCAGGCACCGTCTTCCTTTAGAAGCAATAACGCCGCTGCGGCTGCCTGCTGCTCGGCTTCCTTCTTGGAGCGGCCGCTGCCGCTGCCGAGTGAACGGCTGGCCATATATACTTCTGAGACGAACTCACGCTCATGCGCCGGTCCGCGTTCTTCAATAATCCGATATTCCAGCGTACCCATCCCATGATGCTGTATCAGTTCCTGAAGCTCTGTCTTGAAGTCGCTCATCTGCATTTGCAGCTTACCGTCGGTTTCAACCAGCGGGAATACGTGATTATCCAGGAATCTCCGGGCCGTTTCCAGACCCTGATCGAGATAGAGCGCTCCCACAAAGGCTTCGAACACATCAGCCAGCAGAGCCGGGCGGGTACGCCCGCCCGTAAGCTCTTCCCCTTTTCCCAGCAATACATACCGCCCGAAGCCCAAGGTCTCGGCGAACCGGACCAGCGACGGCTCACAGACAATCGCAGCACGCAGCTTGGTCAATTCTCCCTCGGGTCTGTCCGGGAGCAGATTATACAGATATTCGGACACCGTCAGCTCAAGCACCGCATCACCCAGGAACTCCAGGCGCTCGTTGTCCTGATGCTGATTGAACCGGTGTTCGTTCACATAAGATGCATGGGTGAAAGCCTGCTTCAGAAGTACAGGATCGTGAAATTGGATTTGAAGTTGGCTTTGTAACTGCTTCAGGTCTCCTTTCACTGCACTGTCTCCCCTTACTTATTATATTTTTTGAGAATAACGGTTGCGTTGTGTCCCCCGAATCCGAAGGAATTCGACATCGCGATATTCAGCTCCGCTTGACGGGGCACATTCGGGACATAGTCCAAATCGCATTCCGGATCAGGGTTGTCCAAATTGATGGTAGGGGCAATCATACCCTTCTGCAGAGACAGCCCGCAGATAATCGCTTCCACCCCGCCGGCAGCACCAAGCAAGTGGCCTGTCATCGATTTGGTCGAGCTGATCGCAACTTTGTACGCATGCTCTCCGAGCGCCTTTTTCACAGCGGCTGTCTCTGATTTATCGCCTACCGGTGTAGATGTACCATGCGCATTGATATAGTCGATATCCTCAGGATTAATGCCGGCATCACGGATCGCCATCTTCATGCAGCGTGCTGCACCGTCAGGATCAGGCTCCGTCATGTGGTGGGCATCGGCGCTGAGACCGTATCCGATAACTTCGGCATAGATCTTGGCTCCGCGCTTCTCAGCGTGCTCCAGGGATTCGAGAATCAGGATTCCCGCACCCTCACCCATGACAAAACCGTCACGGTCCACATCAAACGGACGGCTGGCCTTCTCCGGCTCGTCATTGCGGGTGGACATGGCTCTCATTGCACAAAAGCCTGCCATTCCTGTAGGACGGATGGTCGCTTCCGCACCGCCGCAGATCATCGCATCCGCATCACCGCGCTGGATCAGACGGAAGGATTCACCGATGGAGTGGCTGCCTGTCGCACAAGCGGTCACTGTCGTTGTATTCGGCCCCTTGGCCCCGAGATTGATCGACAGCTGGCCGGAGCCCATGTTG
The window above is part of the Paenibacillus sp. FSL H8-0048 genome. Proteins encoded here:
- the rnc gene encoding ribonuclease III; this translates as MKGDLKQLQSQLQIQFHDPVLLKQAFTHASYVNEHRFNQHQDNERLEFLGDAVLELTVSEYLYNLLPDRPEGELTKLRAAIVCEPSLVRFAETLGFGRYVLLGKGEELTGGRTRPALLADVFEAFVGALYLDQGLETARRFLDNHVFPLVETDGKLQMQMSDFKTELQELIQHHGMGTLEYRIIEERGPAHEREFVSEVYMASRSLGSGSGRSKKEAEQQAAAAALLLLKEDGA
- the fabF gene encoding beta-ketoacyl-ACP synthase II, which translates into the protein MNHRVVVTGMGVMTSLGKDLETFWDSLMSGKSGVSLVEAFDVSEYPTRIASSVKDFDAEARFGRKEARKMDRFVQFAVAAGEDALKDSGLTIGEDIDAERIGVSVGSGIGGLGTWEDNHNLLLEKGPKRVSPFFIPMMIANMGSGQLSINLGAKGPNTTTVTACATGSHSIGESFRLIQRGDADAMICGGAEATIRPTGMAGFCAMRAMSTRNDEPEKASRPFDVDRDGFVMGEGAGILILESLEHAEKRGAKIYAEVIGYGLSADAHHMTEPDPDGAARCMKMAIRDAGINPEDIDYINAHGTSTPVGDKSETAAVKKALGEHAYKVAISSTKSMTGHLLGAAGGVEAIICGLSLQKGMIAPTINLDNPDPECDLDYVPNVPRQAELNIAMSNSFGFGGHNATVILKKYNK